A genomic segment from Labrus bergylta chromosome 3, fLabBer1.1, whole genome shotgun sequence encodes:
- the LOC110003487 gene encoding tetraspanin-18B isoform X1, with amino-acid sequence MGQGEVSSGGLVMEGDCLGCMKYLMFIFNFFIFLGGSFLLGVGVWVLVDPMGFREIVAANPLLFTGVYVILAMGGMLFLLGFLGCCGAIRENKCLLLFFFMLILFIFLAELAAAVLAFLFREHLTREYFSRDLKRHYQGNNNTDVFSSTWNAIMTTFDCCGVVGPEDFEESLFRLLNPAQLVPEACCHRSSYVSVEQCVSGGPTFRHNKGCYSAMVEHFETYIYTAGALSIVVLTVELFAMGFAMCLFRGIQ; translated from the exons ggTCAGGGGGAGGTGTCATCTGGAGGATTAGTGATGGAGGGCGATTGCCTCGGCTGTATGAAGTACCTCATGTTCATCTTTAACTTCTTCATCTTC CTGGGGGGCTCCTTCCTGCTCGGTGTTGGCGTCTGGGTGCTGGTGGACCCGATGGGCTTCAGGGAGATCGTGGCGGCGAACCCGCTGCTCTTCACGGGCGTCTACGTCATCCTGGCGATGGGCGGCATGCTGTTCCTGCTCGGCTTCCTGGGCTGCTGCGGCGCCATCAGGGAGAACaaatgtctgctgctcttt TTCTTCATGctcatcctcttcatcttcctggCCGAGCTGGCTGCCGCCGTCCTCGCCTTCCTCTTCAGGGAACAC ttaACCAGAGAGTACTTCAGCCGGGATCTTAAGCGTCACTATCAGGGTAACAACAACACGGACGTCTTCTCGTCCACCTGGAACGCCATCATGACCACG TTCGATTGTTGCGGCGTCGTCGGCCCAGAGGATTTCGAGGAGAGTCTGTTCCGCCTGCTGAACCCGGCCCAGCTGGTCCCTGAGGCCTGCTGTCATAGGAGCAGCTACGTCAGCGTGGAGCAGTGTGTGAGTGGAGGCCCGACCTTCAGACACAACAAG ggctgTTACTCTGCGATGGTGGAACACTTTGAGACGTACATCTACACAGCTGGAGCTCTGTCCATCGTTGTGCTGACGGTTGAA ctcttcgCCATGGGGTTCGccatgtgtttgttcagaggAATCCAGTGA
- the LOC110003487 gene encoding tetraspanin-18B isoform X3 translates to MGQGEVSSGGLVMEGDCLGCMKYLMFIFNFFIFLGGSFLLGVGVWVLVDPMGFREIVAANPLLFTGVYVILAMGGMLFLLGFLGCCGAIRENKCLLLFFFMLILFIFLAELAAAVLAFLFREHFDCCGVVGPEDFEESLFRLLNPAQLVPEACCHRSSYVSVEQCVSGGPTFRHNKGCYSAMVEHFETYIYTAGALSIVVLTVELFAMGFAMCLFRGIQ, encoded by the exons ggTCAGGGGGAGGTGTCATCTGGAGGATTAGTGATGGAGGGCGATTGCCTCGGCTGTATGAAGTACCTCATGTTCATCTTTAACTTCTTCATCTTC CTGGGGGGCTCCTTCCTGCTCGGTGTTGGCGTCTGGGTGCTGGTGGACCCGATGGGCTTCAGGGAGATCGTGGCGGCGAACCCGCTGCTCTTCACGGGCGTCTACGTCATCCTGGCGATGGGCGGCATGCTGTTCCTGCTCGGCTTCCTGGGCTGCTGCGGCGCCATCAGGGAGAACaaatgtctgctgctcttt TTCTTCATGctcatcctcttcatcttcctggCCGAGCTGGCTGCCGCCGTCCTCGCCTTCCTCTTCAGGGAACAC TTCGATTGTTGCGGCGTCGTCGGCCCAGAGGATTTCGAGGAGAGTCTGTTCCGCCTGCTGAACCCGGCCCAGCTGGTCCCTGAGGCCTGCTGTCATAGGAGCAGCTACGTCAGCGTGGAGCAGTGTGTGAGTGGAGGCCCGACCTTCAGACACAACAAG ggctgTTACTCTGCGATGGTGGAACACTTTGAGACGTACATCTACACAGCTGGAGCTCTGTCCATCGTTGTGCTGACGGTTGAA ctcttcgCCATGGGGTTCGccatgtgtttgttcagaggAATCCAGTGA
- the LOC110003487 gene encoding tetraspanin-18B isoform X2, whose amino-acid sequence MEGDCLGCMKYLMFIFNFFIFLGGSFLLGVGVWVLVDPMGFREIVAANPLLFTGVYVILAMGGMLFLLGFLGCCGAIRENKCLLLFFFMLILFIFLAELAAAVLAFLFREHLTREYFSRDLKRHYQGNNNTDVFSSTWNAIMTTFDCCGVVGPEDFEESLFRLLNPAQLVPEACCHRSSYVSVEQCVSGGPTFRHNKGCYSAMVEHFETYIYTAGALSIVVLTVELFAMGFAMCLFRGIQ is encoded by the exons ATGGAGGGCGATTGCCTCGGCTGTATGAAGTACCTCATGTTCATCTTTAACTTCTTCATCTTC CTGGGGGGCTCCTTCCTGCTCGGTGTTGGCGTCTGGGTGCTGGTGGACCCGATGGGCTTCAGGGAGATCGTGGCGGCGAACCCGCTGCTCTTCACGGGCGTCTACGTCATCCTGGCGATGGGCGGCATGCTGTTCCTGCTCGGCTTCCTGGGCTGCTGCGGCGCCATCAGGGAGAACaaatgtctgctgctcttt TTCTTCATGctcatcctcttcatcttcctggCCGAGCTGGCTGCCGCCGTCCTCGCCTTCCTCTTCAGGGAACAC ttaACCAGAGAGTACTTCAGCCGGGATCTTAAGCGTCACTATCAGGGTAACAACAACACGGACGTCTTCTCGTCCACCTGGAACGCCATCATGACCACG TTCGATTGTTGCGGCGTCGTCGGCCCAGAGGATTTCGAGGAGAGTCTGTTCCGCCTGCTGAACCCGGCCCAGCTGGTCCCTGAGGCCTGCTGTCATAGGAGCAGCTACGTCAGCGTGGAGCAGTGTGTGAGTGGAGGCCCGACCTTCAGACACAACAAG ggctgTTACTCTGCGATGGTGGAACACTTTGAGACGTACATCTACACAGCTGGAGCTCTGTCCATCGTTGTGCTGACGGTTGAA ctcttcgCCATGGGGTTCGccatgtgtttgttcagaggAATCCAGTGA